In Streptomyces sp. NBC_01707, a genomic segment contains:
- a CDS encoding DoxX family protein, with product MSETTMNTATGATAARGRGAVALTAARVVLALFFAFSAFAKLIAHESAIESFDRMGWGHGAMYLIGALEMAGAVALLVPLLSGVAAMAFVGLLAGASVVQLTLLDPVNAIMPALLIVLVVLIARDRQDSTAQLIALVRRRA from the coding sequence ATGTCCGAGACCACGATGAACACCGCAACCGGGGCGACCGCGGCACGCGGCCGGGGTGCGGTCGCGCTCACCGCCGCACGGGTCGTGCTCGCCCTGTTCTTCGCCTTCAGCGCGTTCGCCAAGCTGATCGCCCATGAGTCCGCGATCGAGTCCTTCGACCGGATGGGCTGGGGCCATGGCGCGATGTACCTGATCGGAGCCCTGGAGATGGCGGGCGCCGTCGCCCTGCTGGTGCCCCTGCTGTCCGGGGTGGCGGCGATGGCCTTCGTCGGGCTGCTGGCCGGAGCGTCCGTCGTCCAGCTCACGCTGCTCGACCCGGTGAACGCGATCATGCCGGCGCTGCTCATCGTGCTGGTCGTCCTGATCGCCCGGGACCGGCAGGACAGTACGGCACAGCTGATCGCGCTCGTGCGTCGGCGCGCCTAG